The sequence below is a genomic window from Sebastes fasciatus isolate fSebFas1 chromosome 11, fSebFas1.pri, whole genome shotgun sequence.
tgtgtacttccggtcagctgatgacattcacatacactgcaaccaggaataaactgggacacatttagaatgtttacatttaaatctgtgtaaagggtctaaatattgtatatttgtgacatcacaaattgacagaaatcctgacagcttgtttcaaatgcagagtttctgaatacgggctgtgtgaatttccctgtggattgagtgtttcgatactttcacagtatttatataggacttaagccggttttataataaaaaaacataaaaatctcacttttttataatatgggacctttaaatgttgttttgtactaccaagttaaataaatataattattagtaGTGTTCTcactagttgtagtagtagttgttgtagtatttGTTATTTCCGATGGACAAAAAGAATTACTGGAAAGAGTGATCTACTTTTCTTGTTACTGCACATTTCCTCTGGGatctatttgttttgttttagtaaATAGTGACTCATCTCTGACAGACTTCTGCTGAAAccaatataaaaaaagatataagaCTGCTTTTTTCTACATGTTGTATATTATATagcaacaaataaaagtcaactatttctattttgtttttcttgttgatTTGCTGAATGAAAGGATtgtctactttttttttgtcgtgAGCAAATGAAACCATGGCCGCTGACCAAAGGTTTTTGTCTTGCCTAATTCAGACTTGTTGCCGTTTGCACTGTGTGTCAGCTGGCTCGTAGCTCCACAGGGAAATTTGTTTCAATGCTACGGGATCCCTGTGACACAGAGGTATGtctgatttcatttatttaaatagaaaaatactCATTCTTttctctgtggaaaaaaaagcagctcGGCTTTGATTTCTTGTTGATTCATAGAAACTTTCTTCATGTTTTGACAGTGAAAAATGGACATAGAACGGGGCCTGATTCTGTTCCTGGTGCTGCTTCTCTGTCACAAAGGcaacacacagtcacagacCTCTTGTCCATACAGTTGCCAGTGTTTCACTTCAGCTTTAGTACTGTGTTCTGATGAACGGATGACAGCTTTACCCAAGAACACATCCAAGGAGGTCAAGGACTTTATTGTAATAAGTTCATCCTTATCGTACCTCTTCGCCCACAATTTAGAGCAGAGTCCCCAACTCACCAAGCTTATCTTTCTGAATAATGCCCTGCGAAGTGTTCACTCTCAGGCTTTTGAGCATCTGACTGAGCTGCAGGAGCTGGAAATCAGCGGGAACCCCTGGCTGGAGAATTTATATTTGGGGACTTTTTCAAGGCAGGGAAACTTGACTAAACTGCTGCTTAACTTCAACCGGTTCAAGACAGTGCTTCCTGGCATGTTCGACTCTCTTAAACAGCTCGAGACTCTGCAGATGAAGGGCAACATCATATCAGATCTGCCTACGTTTCTTCTCCGGAACCTGCACAATCTGCGTGTCCTGGATTTATCCCAAAATAAGCTTGAAGAAGTAAAAAGGGAAACTTTTTCTGGTCCGACAAGACTGGAGATCCTGAAAATTAACAACAACCTCATCAGCAATCTGACATCTGACACGTTCCACAATATTTCTCAGCTGATAGAGCTTCACTTGGAGGCGAATAAGATATCAGAGCTCGCTGATGATATCTTCTTTGTGTTATCCAAACTGAAGGTGCTTAACCTCCGCGGAAACCTTCTTACAACATTCAGCGATAAAGTGTTTGGATTCGAGGCGTCAAATTTGAAGGAGCTGAACCTAAAAGGCAACAGACTGACTGAGCTGTCCTCTCTAAGCAGTTTGACGTCTCTTAGCGACCTCATCTTGTCCTCTAACCTGCTCTCCGACCTTCCTGAGCACATTTTTAGAAATGTTACAGCCCTGGAGAATCTGGACCTGTCTGAAAACCAGCTCACCCTACTGCCCGAAATGATCTTTCGTGATCTATTTGGCATCAAGTCGATTCACCTACACAAGAACAACCTGAGCAAAGTGGATGTCAAACTGTTTGAGGACCAGTTGCTCATTCAGCAGCTCTACCTCTCTGACAACCAGCTGGAAACTCTCCCACTGGGCCTTTTAGACCTTTTTGCCATCCAGCACACAGTGAGACTCCACGGGAACCCCTGGAAATGTGACTGCCACATGTGGTATCTGCATGACTGGGTGCTGAGAAACAGCCGAGACATAGAGATGCTGGACAGGATGCTCTGCGCGAGCCCGGGCTTTTTGAGAAGACGGGCAGTCGTCTCCATCGACAAGGAGCAGCTGGTGTGTCAGGTGTCTAAAGATGACATGCCTGATCTCAGCAGCTGTAGATTACAAGCTTCAGGTGACACTGTGACCATCGATTGTAAAGTGGATAAATGCACTCCACTGACAGTAGCGGTACGGTTTGAGGAAGATGACGGCAGCGTTATGGAGCATATTGTGAAAAATGAGCCTCAATGTAGCAGTGAGACGATGATCGAGTTCACCGGTCAGTAGTTTCAATCAGACTTTGTTCTCTGCGCAAATACGTCCTCATGCATTCGGTGTTTCTTGACACAAAGAGTCACATTATATGTTCTGACTGTCACAGTCCATTCTGTAAACAAACCTCTAACTCAGCAGCTGATAACCAGTAAACATGCATGCTGCCGAATGATAAGAGGGGTGGATGAACccttttcttgtaaagttcaaagttcaaccCTTTGCTTTTTAAGATCGCTGCTTAGAGGAACTTTGAGTAATCTTCTGCTAACACATTGAATCTCCACTAGATGCTTCTGGTTTCCTTGTTTGTGTACATTTTTGTATGGCATTGTCAAACTGAATGATCATCAACAAGTGCAGAATACTTACTTTACTACAGGAATGTTTTGGAACAGCTGCCAatgtaaaatgtcaataaaatggGGTATTTGCTGATTTGTTTGAATTCAAACATTTACTTTGAAAAGGCAGGAAACATAGTCTGTCTTTAAGGCGGTGGCGGAGGAAGTATTCAGTATTCAGATCcgtcatttaaaggtcccatattgtagaaagtacgatttccatgtcttctttgattataaagcaggtctagGTACTATATAATttctgtgaaagtatcaaaacgctcaaatGCACAAAGCCTGTATTCAGAGgctgtgcctttaaacgagccgTCAGGATATGTGTAAGGTTATGATGTCATAACTACACAGTCAGAGGTAGAAATGCCTCTAAACTCTGTGTAGTTGACACACACAAAGTCCCCGGCTGAAGACAGCAACAGCGCAGATGCGGAAGATtggaaacgctgaccaatcagagcagactgcttttcaggaggggggggcttaaagagacagacgttaaaacggagcgtttcagacagagggtgaatacaggtatattcagacagacaatatgagaaaattaaagtgatttttgaacattaaagcatgtaaacatgttgtagtaaaaacactaaatacaattatgGACCtagaaatgagcatgatatgtcccctttaagtaaaggtttccataccacaatgtaaaatattcaaaaagTTCTTTGAgctaaagaggaggaggaggtaccATCAGCAAAATGCAGTTAACAGTAGAAGCAGAAAAGCTCTTGTccttgttatattattatatattatgttattggattattattattaataatgcattaatgtatATGCAGCATTAGTTGGTCAAAGTGAAGCTAATTTTGACTATTGTATATAGAGTTGTTGGGTAGTTTAACTTATAGCAATACATTATATGAGCTCAACATCGCTTTTGTATATAAAATCATAAAGTAACCTGTTATTATAGCTGTCATACATGTGTGGTgcagtaaatatactgtatatccctctagagaagaagaataaaataGTATATAATTGTAGTTGTACAGTTTTTTGTAAATATTCTTAGTTAGATTTCACCACTGCCTAGACActcatatataattatatttcatGAAGGATTGTAGAAGTGAAACGTCCTGTCATCTAGGGGTTTCAAAAGTTGACCAAGACTCTCTGACCACTCCACTGCTCCTGAACACTGGGACGGATGATAAAGAGCGAGGGAGGAGGGCAGCCTCGACTCAACAAGGCACACAGATGGCTACACCTTGAATACAGCACTCTAACCCGGGGTTAATAAGGGTCAAAGGCCAGGGGGTCGATTGGGTCCTCGGTCCGAGTTGAATGACATCACAATTCACATGACAAAAAGTGGTGGCTGTCTTACTTCCAAAGTTTGGAGGGTTGGCATTAAGTTGGAGGTAATCCTCACTTGAGCAAAACTATGGTATAAACaggacatttaacatttaaagtaCAGGGTTGTCGGCTAATGAGCAACACGACGTGGAAGTCGTTAAATGCATATCTTTGTTCAGTGAGGGTGCCGGGGTTCATATAGATGATTTAGAAAAgctaaaagaagaaaataataatgtCAAAGTCAAAACAAACCACATTCTGCAAGATACAATATTTGTGAAATTATTTAGGAATATTTGTGtctgtttaattatttttaccTATTGCTATGTACTAATTATATTGTGTCAGGTTGTTCTAAATCCCTTAGCAGTTTTTGAAGACCAGACTCCACTCTAATCATTATACATAAAGATATTGTAAACTCTTTTTAGCATTGTATTTGTTcttaaaaatgtctaaaaatctCAATGCAGTCAAAATTCCGACAAAATTAGTTTTGTTACATCAGAGTTAACCACTTTAAATActtgctttattattattaatttatgaatTGATGAAATAGGTGTAATGTCAAAGGTGTCGTTCATAACCACAAATAATTATCACCTCACTCTACAGTTTCCCTCAGCTCTACTTAGCTTTTGGTTCTTAcagcccacaactttactgttttggttcactctcattgCTCTCATCAATTTGTATCCAGCCACAACAGTCAGCTGTTTTcagtaaaaactaaaaaaaaaactctgattaACCCACTGTACACCACCTGCACGGCATCGAATGGCAGACAGGCAAGGTTAGCAACTAGCCAGTAAACAAAGCGATGGTGgggaccaaaacagagctaaaaggagagagaCTACTGGACTCCAAACGAATTATAATGTCGCTCTGTGGCTGGCTATATGCGTTGGCTACAGTATATGGCTAAAATGTTAGCAACATCTTGCTAATGCTTTAGTTAGCCATAGGCTATGAAATTTACaaggtgataatatgttaatgttttgttcCGCCACCAAGTGGCAAAAAATCAACTAACGCAGGTTCAAACATCTTAAAATTTAgacacaagaaaaagaaaaattctgGAATTTCTGATTATATTACATCCAGTATATTCTGCATCTTAAGTTACATAATATTCAATATGTATTCAAAACCCAAGTGCCATGTTTTTGGCTGtcgagtcaagtcaagtcaaactttatttatagcatgtttaaaatcaaccgcagttgaccaaagtgctgaacatgtacacaataaaaatgaatacaaagcaagCAACAATAGAGTGAAAGCAATAAGCTTAACGTGCACATGATAGCAGTAAAAGAGTTTCAgcacaaaagaaaataaacgTAATCAAATGGCAGTGAGAAGAGGTGGGTCTTCAGCAGCGGCTTAAATGATTCTGTGGTCTGAGCTGTTTTAATATAAAGAGGTAAACTGTTGCAGAGAGGCAGCAACCGCAAAGGCTCAGTTCTAGTCTAGTTCTGGGGACGTCCAGGAGCATCTGATTGGTCGACCTCAACGCTCTAACTGGAGTGTGAAGGTGCAGTAGTTCTGCTAGATAAGGTGGTGCCAGCccatttaaaaccttaaaaacaagcaataaaATCTAAAATCAATCCAGAAACGGACAGGAAGCCAGTGGAGGGAGGGCAAAACTGGTGATATGTGATCATTTTGTACTCATTTAGCCAAAATTGTGGTTGATATATTTGGTTTCTTTGGAAAAATTTGGCATCACCATAGCATTGAAACTAAAGTTCTGTGGGTTTGAGCAATGACTGGTCGCACAGCATATAAAATGAAGCCACTGTTTGGTAAGCTACAGGGTAGTTTCAGAggttaacagttttcttcaaaTACCAAAACACCTGTCAGCATCCATCACTGCCAATTACTCTCATTGCCTGGCAAACTCACAGCAGCAGGGTCTGAGTGCACGATGAAAAGCCGCTCTGAACCCCCACGGTCAGATCCCATCTCTCCGTCCTGCTTAGTGGGCAGTTAGCGCCGGACACCACGCTCCACACAGCAGCTCTTCGGATGGGAGAGGAAAGAACCAGAGGGGTGGAGACATTATCTGGTGAGACACACAATGtccaaaacaacacaaagcactGGGGGGGTTTCCCACAGAGTTTAGAGCGGCCTGTGAGGAGGGAGGTGGCGAAGGCTGGGCAGAGTCCTCGGGGACAAAGAGTAGAGGTCATCTCAGACTCGGTGCCTGGGGCGAGAATTCAAGAGGAGAGGTTTTGATCTGGAAATGTAAACTAATTTCAGATCAGattgctgtgtatgtgtgtatcatCAGTTTGATCAttaataatatactatattaacAACACGGGGCATCTGTCTTGGGGACAAAAATCATAGGAATTAATGGAACATTTACTTTGATTATCATGCTcactgttttttgggggggttttttCAGTTTGACTTAAATGAGCTCAGTCAATCGTGAAATGATAACCAGTTTCTATTATGAGGGCAGGTGTCCATTAGATCGTCTCTCTCCGCCTATGACATTGTGATACACATCCTCCATGACACGATGACCTAAACATCTCAAGGACACAAATAGGCCATTTTGCACACTCAAAATGTGAGCCTTGCTTACAAACAAGGGTCAATATTTACCCCTCAGTGCACCCAGACCCCCGGTGTGGAGGCTAAATTGGTGTTGCTGACCAAATTAAGAACAGCTGACCTGATGTGGGTGTTAAGTGGACGCAGCGATGTCACCAGAATGGTAATCTTTTACCATACTAGTACGCTAGCTTTTGTCTTGTTCGTCCCTATTGGAGGATAACAAGAGGCTATAAGCTCCTTATCATCACATTACAATTATGGAGGATGAATCAGGATCTATGGCCCTCTGGACCCTGCTCTTATACGTCtatgcttgttttgtttccagctCCCCAGATAGAGAGGTTTTATTATGCATGCATGCAGCCCGTCATTGTATATTGGAGGGTCACTGCAAAACCATAGCAGGTTGTTGATGCAAAACAATTGAAAAAATACCTCCCACACTCCAACGTCCAGCAGCAGAAGTAATTTCTGAAGAGGCCATTGTTTCGCAGTGGAACGACATACTAGAGTGGTTTAATAAAGCCCTGCTCAGCAGCATCATTCACGTAACATTTTATGAATACAGTACCATCAGGTCCAAAGCTTGTCATGTCCTGGTAGGTTTGAAGAGAACAGCCTCAACTAGGGAACCTCTCCAGTGCTGCACAATAACCATCATCTGGATCAGTGGA
It includes:
- the LOC141776887 gene encoding uncharacterized protein LOC141776887 produces the protein MDIERGLILFLVLLLCHKGNTQSQTSCPYSCQCFTSALVLCSDERMTALPKNTSKEVKDFIVISSSLSYLFAHNLEQSPQLTKLIFLNNALRSVHSQAFEHLTELQELEISGNPWLENLYLGTFSRQGNLTKLLLNFNRFKTVLPGMFDSLKQLETLQMKGNIISDLPTFLLRNLHNLRVLDLSQNKLEEVKRETFSGPTRLEILKINNNLISNLTSDTFHNISQLIELHLEANKISELADDIFFVLSKLKVLNLRGNLLTTFSDKVFGFEASNLKELNLKGNRLTELSSLSSLTSLSDLILSSNLLSDLPEHIFRNVTALENLDLSENQLTLLPEMIFRDLFGIKSIHLHKNNLSKVDVKLFEDQLLIQQLYLSDNQLETLPLGLLDLFAIQHTVRLHGNPWKCDCHMWYLHDWVLRNSRDIEMLDRMLCASPGFLRRRAVVSIDKEQLVCQVSKDDMPDLSSCRLQASGDTVTIDCKVDKCTPLTVAVRFEEDDGSVMEHIVKNEPQCSSETMIEFTGQ